In one window of Cryptococcus neoformans var. neoformans JEC21 chromosome 7 sequence DNA:
- a CDS encoding aldehyde dehydrogenase, putative — MLVKSRPRISPLFAGMRYYSQISRVPLWIGGKQVTSTSRGTIIHKHPRTGQKSCEMVIAGELETSEAIRHSHEAYKSWSMVSGWERRSILQNALRLLKERSANIASLLRADADFSDLLVHSDINSSINLLDGSAETAISIEGYMPQTVDGSLAMVMKEPHGPVLSIPAFNFPLTLAMRSIVYPIACSNTVVMKASPLVPQLSTFIAALFNDAGLPPGVLQILSFSEDEVGKRVKQLISHDDIRFVNFTGSVSLGKQLASLCGQYLKPSVMELGGKAPAIVLPSANLQLAANHILFGAFLNSGQVCMSMERVIVHEKIAEEFEQVLKSEAIKAGWAGGMELVRSGAGERAKHMVDQAVRMGARVIYSAGADGSAASLSSKSAYPPTILADVRRDADLFQVESFAPILTVQSGSDLSSIIAMANSHETGLSASVFCQDLALALKVAQSLQSGAVHINGMSVHDEHGLPHGGTKSSGWSRFNGKGAIESFTQTKVIRINGTNLSLPLSALYRGLPENGSSEI; from the exons ATGCTCGTCAAATCCCGTCCCCGTATATCACCTTTATTCGCTGGTATGCGCTATTATTCCCAGATCAGCCGGGTTCCTCTTTGGATTGGAGGAAAGCAAGTAACGTCAACTAGCCGCGGAACAATCATTCACAAGCACCCGAGAACAGGGCAGAAAAGCTGTGAGATGGTTATTGCCGGTGAACTGGAAAC GAGCGAAGCAATTCGTCACAGTCACGAAGCTTATAAGTCATGGAGTATGGTCTCCGGTTGGGAAAGACGGTCCATATTACAAAAT GCCTTACGATTGCTGAAGGAGCGGTCGGCAAATATTGCGAGCCTGCTTCGTGCAGATGCCGACTTTTCAGACCTTCTTGTTCACAGCGATATAAACTCTTCTATAAACTTATTGGACGGTTCTGCTGAAAC AGCAATATCTATTGAA GGATATATGCCACAGACCGTAGATGGTAGCTTGGCCATGGTAATGAAGGAACCACACGGGCCGGTTCTCAGCATACCTGCATTCAATTTCCCACTCACATTGGCAATGCGTAGCATAG TCTATCCCATCGCTTGCAGTAACACTGTGGTCATGAAGG CATCACCACTTGTACCTCAGCTTTCAACCTTCATAGCTGCGCTATTCAATGACGCAGGGCTTCCTCCCGGTGTGCTTCAAATATTGAGTTTCTCCGAAGATGAAGTGGGCAAAAGAGTCAAGCAGCTTATTTCTCACGATGACATACGT TTTGTCAACTTCACTGGTTCAGTCAGTTTAGGCAAACAGCTCGCAAGCCTTTGTGGACAATATCTTAA ACCTTCAGTCATGGAGCTGGGGGGTAAAGCCCCAGCCATTGTTTTACCCTCCGCTAATTTACAGTTGGCGGCCAATCAC ATTTTATTTGGGGCATTTCTTAACTCGGGACAAGTCTGCATGTCAATGGAAAGAGTCATCGTCCATGAGAAAATTGCTGAAGAATTCGAGCAAGTTCTCAAATCAGAGGCCATCAAGGCAGGCTGGGCTGGGGGCATGGAGTTGGTCAGATCGGGAGCAGGAGAAAGAGCAAAACATATGGTTGACCAAGCTGTGAGGATG GGAGCCAGAGTGATTTACAGCGCAGGAGCAGACGGCTCAGCCGCGTCACTTTCGTCGAAGTCTGCATACCCGCCAACGATCCTAGCTGATGTTCGCCGCGATGCGGATCTCTTTCAGGTCGAGTCATTTGCCCCCATTTTGACGGTCCAGTCGGGGTCTGATTTATCTTCAATAATTGCCATGGCGAACTCTCACGAAACAGGACTTTCGGCGTCTGTCTTTTGTCAAGACCTCGCTTTGGCACTCAAAGTGGCACAAAGTTTACAGTCTGGGGCCGTCCATATAAATGGTATGAGCGTCCACGATGAGCATGGACTGCCTCATGGGGGCACAAAAAGCAGCGGATGGAGCAGATTCAATGGCAAAGGCGCCATTGAAAGTTTTACTCAGACGAAAGTCATTCGAATTAATGGAACAAATCTCTCATTGCCATTGTCAGCGCTCTACCGTGGCTTACCAGAGAATGGTTCTAGTGAAATTTAA
- a CDS encoding Inositol oxygenase, putative, with protein sequence MRTAPMREDIYKRRPFDWKYLLSTDQKILHSITKTKKHKADNINMPVAVTPAAQDFVRVDDPKGTKFDHISDAVDDINVAKLKANDKDNAYDESAFDSEKDKATFRQFVDSNESSRRFYIEQHTKQTVEFNLEARRKAFEKPRAVMGIWEAMELLNTLVDASDPDTSATQIQHLLQTSEAMRKDGKPEWMQVTGIIHDLGKLLYFFGSDGQWDVVGDTFVVGCEIPTDKIVYSDTFGDNPDLKHPTYSTKYGIYEPNCGLDKVMISWGHDEYLYMVCKEQSSLPQAALNMIRYHSFYPWHRERAYTYLESEADKQTLKDVLAFNPYDLYSKSDTLPDPVALRPYYEGLIAKFFPEKINW encoded by the exons ATGCGGACCGCTCCAATGCGAGAGGATATATATAAAAGGAGACCTTTCGACTGGAAATACCTCTTGAGTACTGATCAGAAAATTCTTCACTCTATCACAAAAACCAAGAAACACAAAGCAGACAATATCAACATGCCCGTCGCTGTCACTCCCGCCGCTCAGGATTTCGTTCGTGTCGACG ACCCCAAGGGTACTAAGTTCGACCATATCTCCGACGCTGTCGACGACATCAATGTGGCCAAGCTCAAGGCGAATGACAAGGACAACGCCTATGACGAGTCCGCTTTCGATTCTGAGAAGGACAAAGCCACTTTCCGTCAATTTGTAGACAGCAATGAGAGTTCGCGACGCTTTTACAT CGAACAACACACCAAGCAAACCGTGGAGTTCAATCTAGAAGCTCGTCGCAAGGCTTTCGAGAAGCCCCGTGCCGTCATGGGAATTTGGGAGGCAATGGAGCTCCTCAACACTTTGGTCGACGCAAGTGACCCCGACACCAGTGCCACTCAGATCCAGCATCTCTTGCAGACCTCCGAGGCGATGCGCAAGGATGGGAAGCCGGAATGGATGCAGGTGACCGGTATCATCCACGACCTCGGCAAGCTCCTTTATTTCTTTGGTAGTGATGGACAGTGG GATGTTGTTGGCGATACCTTTGTCGTTGGATGCGAGATTCCTACCGATAAGATTGTCTATTCAGACACTTTCGGCGACAACCCCGATCTCAAGCACCCAACTTACTCGACGAAGTACGGTATCTACGAGCCCAACTGTGGTTTGGACAAAGTCATGATCAGCTGGGGACATGACGAGTACCTC TACATGGTCTGCAAGGAGCAGTCATCCCTCCCTCAGGCCGCTTTGAATATGATCCGATATCACTCTTTCTACCCCTGGCATCGCGAGAGGGCTTACACCTATCTTGAAAGTGAGGCAGACAAGCAGACTCTCAAGGATGTTCTTGCCTTCAACCCCTACGATCTCTACTCCAAGTCCGACACCCTTCCTGATCCCGTAGCTCTTCGCCCATATTACGAAGGGCTCATCGCCAAATTCTTCCCTGAGAAGATCAATTGGTAG
- a CDS encoding nuclear mRNA splicing, via spliceosome-related protein, putative: MSTSLETPSGASAGPSIVASGLPPLADLVRAGSKRTRVVYGAETSAVEDDGLARANKIKLATKLAIEYKDVQTLPPILQAQQTGPAGPKRPTQPSIAASATAGPNVKLIGGPEAEKASSSTPQAVAEPRSLVKFRHQEGFAAEGGQATSRLSQALMRKKEAREVKPEYHPEWKLTRVISGHMGWVRAVAMDPGNQWFATGAGDRVIKIWDLASGELKLSLTGHISTIRGLAVSDRHPYLFSCAEDKMVKCWDLETNKVIRHYHGHFSGVYSLSVHPTLDVLVTGGRDASVRVWDMRTRANIFTLTGHTSTVGDVKTQDSDPQIISGSMDSTVRLWDLAAGKCMNTLTHHKKSVRALAIHPTEYSFASASSGGNNIKKWKCPEGIFVNNFVGHEAIINTLSINSENVLFSGADNGTLTLWDYKTGLPFQHLKDIPQPGSLDAEAGVFCSTFDKTGTRLITGGADKTIKVYSEQA, translated from the exons ATGTCAACATCACTCGAAACCCCCTCAGGGGCCTCCGCTGGCCCTTCAATTGTTGCCAGCGGGCTCCCCCCTCTAGCTGATTTAGTACGAGCAGGAAGCAAACGAACTCGAGTCGTGTACGGTGCGGAGACTTCAGCGGTGGAAGACGATGGTCTCGCAAGGGC AAACAAAATTAAGCTGGCCACGAAACTGGCGATTGAGTACAAGGACGTTCAAACATTACCACCTATCTTACAAGCTCAGCAAACCGGTCCAGCCGGACCCAAGCGACCAACACAGCCATCCATTGCCGCTTCAGCTACCGCTGGTCCCAACGTCAAGCTCATTGGCGGACCCGAGGCTGAGAAAGC GTCCTCATCCACCCCTCAAGCTGTTGCCGAGCCTCGCTCATTAGTGAAGTTCAGACATCAAGAAGGATTTGCCGCTGAGGGTGGCCAGGCTACTTCCAGATTGTCGCAAGctttgatgaggaagaaggaagccaGAGAAGTCAAGCCCGAATATCACCCCGAGT GGAAGCTTACACGAGTTATTTCTGGCCATATGGGATGGGTGCGCGCCGTTGCAATGGATCCAGGAAATCAATGGTTTGCCACCGGTGCTGGTGATCGTGTTATCAAG ATATGGGATCTTGCTTCGGGAGAACTCAAACTGTCATTAACTGGACATATCTCTACCATCCGAGGGTTAGCAGTATCAGATCGTCACCCGTATTTGTTTTCTTGCGCGGAAGACAAGATGGTCAAGTGCTGGGATCTTGAGACCAACAAGGTCATCCGGCACTATCATGGTCACTTTTCCGGCGTCTATTCCCTTTC AGTCCATCCTACGTTAGACGTACTAGTCACCGGTGGTCGAGATGCGAGCGTTAGA GTATGGGACATGCGTACGCGAGCCAACATCTTCACACTCACTGGCCATACGAGTACTGTGGGCGATGTCAAGACTCAGGATTCTGATCCGCAAATCATATCCGGTAGTATGGATAGCACCGTTAG GCTATGGGATCTTGCGGCTGGCAAATGCATGAACACTCTCACTCACCACAAGAAGTCTGTTCGTGCCCTTGCGATCCATCCGACGGAGTACAGCTTTGCTAGTGCTAGCTCAGGTGGCAACAATATCAAAAAATGGAAATGCCCAGAGGGCATCTTTGTCAACAACTTTGTCGGTCATGAGGCCATCATCAACACACTGAGTATCAACTCGGAGAATGTCTTGTTTTCTGGAG CGGACAACGGTACTCTCACATTATGGGATTACAAGACTGGTTTGCCTTTCCAACACCTCAAGGATATTCCCCAACCTGGTTCACTCGATGCCGAAGCG GGAGTGTTCTGTTCTACATTTGACAAAACGGGCACGCGTCTCATTACAGGTGGAGCAGATAAGACAATCAAGGTGTATTCCGAGCAGGCATAG
- a CDS encoding L-malate dehydrogenase, putative produces the protein MVKAVVCGAAGGIGQPLSLLLKLNPLITELSLYDVVNAPGVAADLSHIATPAQVAGFLPPDNGAEKALKGADIVVIPAGVPRKPGMTRDDLFNINAGICATLAQSIANACPEAFILVISNPVNSTVPVFAETLKKAGVFNPKKLFGVSHLDVVRASTFVASVLGKPKDAANYSVPVVGGHSGATILPLLSQAKPAIAEVLSDKEKRDALVHRIQFGGDEVVKAKDGAGSATLSMAQAGAEFAEFVLQAAYGSQKGKVVQSYVFLGADAGGNEVKKEISADLDYFSVNVELGPNGIEKILPIGKIDDNEKTLLAAAVKELGPSIEKGVNFQPPPPKL, from the exons ATGGTCAAGGCTGTCGTCTGCGGTGCTGCCG GTGGTATCGGTCAacccctctccctcttgctcaagctcaaccCTCTCATCACTGAGCTCAGTCTCTACGACGTCGTCAATGCGCCCGGT GTGGCTGCCGATTTGTCACACATCGCTACTCCCGCCCAAGTCGCCGGGTTCCTCCCTCCCGACAATGGAGCCGAGAAGGCCCTCAAGGGTGCCGATATCGTTGTCATCCCTGCTGGTGTTCCCAGGAAGCCGGGTATGACCAGGGACGACCTTTTT AAC ATAAACGCTGGCATCTGCGCAACCCTTGCCCAGTCTATCGCCAATGCGTGCCCTGAAGCCTTTATCCTTGTCATCTCCAACCCTGTCAACTCCACCGTTCCCGTCTTCGCCGAGACACTCAAGAAGGCTGGTGTTTTCAACCCAAAGAA GCTCTTCGGTGTGAGCCACCTGGATGTTGTTCGGGCTTCCACCTTTGTCGCCTCTGTCCTGGGCAAGCCTAAAGATGCTGCAAACTATTCCGTGCCTGTCGTGGGAGGCCACTCTGGTGCTAccatcttgcccttgttgTCTCAGGCTAAGCCCGCTATC GCTGAAGTTTTAAGTGATAAGGAGAAGCGGGATGCGCTTGTCCACCGAATCCAATTCGGCGGTGACGAGGTCGTCAAGGCAAAAG ACGGTGCTGGTTCTGCCACCCTTTCCATGGCCCAAG CGGGCGCCGAGTTCGCCGAGTTCGTGTTGCAGGCCGCGTACGGAAGCCAGAAGGGCAAGGTCGTGCAGTCCTACGTTTTCTTGGGTGCCGACGCCGGTGGTAACGaggtcaagaaggagatcAGCGCCGACCTCGACTACTTTTCCGTCAACGTGGAGCTTGGC CCCAACGGTATTGAGAAGATTTTGCCGATCGGTAAGATTGACGACAACGAGAAAACtctccttgctgctgctgtgaAGGAACTTGGCCCAAGCATTGAAAAG GGCGTTAACTTCCAGCCCCCTCCTCCTAAGCTCTAA
- a CDS encoding adenylosuccinate lyase, putative, with translation MDSYQTPLSSRYASKEMSKLFSSGARFGTWRKLWLNLAIAEKELGLTISDAAIEQMKANLELDEAQMKVAAEEEKKRRHDVMAHVHTFGTVAPEAAGIIHLGATSCYVTDNADLIFLRDGLDILLPKLATVISRLANFAKQYRDLPTLGFTHFQPAQLTTVGKRATLWIQELLWDLRNLRRARDDLGFRGVKGTTGTQASFLALFDGDHAKVEALDKRVTELFGFPYAYPVTGQTYSRKIDADVLGPLSSFGATVHKIATDIRLLANLKEIEEPFEKDQIGSSAMAYKRNPMRCERACSLARHLMVIYQNTLMTSSVQWLERTLDDSANRRVTIPEAFLTADILLTTLQNISEGLVVYPRVIGRRISQELPFMATENIIMAIVKAGGDRQECHEKIRVLSHQAGAVVKEEGGENDLIDRVKKDEYFKPIWGQLDALLDPRTFVGRAPEQVDGFLKEWVEPALKPYEEALKNVKTAELSV, from the exons ATGGATAGCTACCAAACTCCCCTTTCTTC CCGATATGCCTCCAAGGAGATGTCCAAACTTTTCTCCTCTGGA GCTCGCTTCGGAACTTGGAGAAAGCTATGGCTTAACCTTGCCATCGCCGAGAAG GAGCTCGGTCTTACCATCTCCGATGCTGCCATTGAGCAAATGAAAGCCAACCTCGAGCTCGATGAGGCTCAGATGAAGGTTGCagctgaggaagagaagaagaggaggc ACGACGTTATGGCTCATGTCCACACTTTCGGTACTGTGGCCCCAGAGGCTGCCGGCATCATTCA CTTGGGTGCCACTTCATGCTATGTCACTGA CAATGCGgacctcatcttcctccgagACGGTCTTGACATTCTCCTTCCAAAGCTTGCTACGGTGATCTCTCGTCTTGCCAACTTCGCTAAACAATACCGAGATCTTCCTACTCTTGGTTTCACCCATTTCCAGCCCGCACAACTTACTACCGTCGGCAAGCGTGCCACTCTCTGGATTCAAGAGCTATTGTGGGACTTGCGTAACCTTAGGCGCGCTAGAGATGACTTGGGTTTCCGAGGCGTCAAGGGAACTACCGGCACCCAggcctccttcttggcgtTGTTCGACGGTGACCACGCTAAG GTTGAGGCCCTTGACAAGCGAGTGACTGAGCTTTTCGGCTTCCCTTACGCCTATCCCGTCACTGGTCAGACTTACTCTCGAAAGATCGACGCCGATGTCCTTGGCCCTCTTTCCAGCTTTGGCGCGACTGTGCACAAGATCGCCACTGACA TCCGATTGCTCGCGAACTTGAAGGAAATTGAAGAGCCTTTCGAAAAGGACCAAATTGGCAGCTCTGCTATGGCCTATAAG CGAAACCCTATGCGATGTGAACGAGCGTGTTCCCTTGCACGACATCTTATGGTCATCTACCAAAATACTCTCATGACCTCTTCCGTCCAGTGGCTTGAGCGTACTTTGGATGACAG TGCCAACAGACGTGTCACCATTCCCGAGGCTTTCCTCACCGCCGACATCCTCCTCACTACTTTGCAGAACATCTCTGAGGGTCTCGTTGTTTATCCCCGAGTCATTGGTCGTCGAATCTCGCAGGAGCTCCCATTCATGGCCACTgaaaacatcatcatggCTATCGTTAAAGCCGGTGGTGATAGGCAAGAGTGTCATGAAAAAATCCGAGTCCTTTCCCATCAGGCCGGTGCTGTtgtcaaggaggaaggcggAGAGAATGATCTTATTGACAGAGTCAAGAAGGACGAATACTTCAAGCCCATTTGGGGCCAGTTGGATGCCCTCCTTGATCCCAGAACTTTTGTTGGTAGGGCTCCTGAACAGGTCGATGGTTTCCTCAAGGAGTGGGTTGAACCCGCTCTCAAACCTTACGAGGAGGCCTTAAAGAACGTCAAGACTGCCGAGTTGTCGGTGTAA
- a CDS encoding S-adenosylmethionine transporter, putative, with amino-acid sequence MADSDAPPRPPTFQRALISGAISGLSVDFMFFPLDTVKTRIQSSAGFWSSGGFKGVYRGVGSVGLGSAPGASAFFVTYEALKKRLPKYQVFANNSSLTHMVAASGAEYVSCLIRVPTEVVKSRTQAGAYGQGKSSLHSAISTMKYEGIRGFYRGFGITLTREIPFTSIQFPLYEFFKSFLSQHYLGGKRPTSYEAALCGSLAGGIAAACTTPLDVVKTRVMLEARVSASASGANVVNDVLPPKQPSPSVLSFPPRLLNILRTEGPAALFKGWVPRTFAISMGGAVFLGIYDLASNFGIKDEKEDKVA; translated from the exons ATGGCTGACAGCGACGCCCCCCCCCGGCCGCCCACCTTCCAGAGGGCCCTCATA TCCGGCGCCATCTCGGGCCTCTCCGTAGACTTCATGTTCTTCCCTCTCGACACAGTCAAGACAAGAATACAGTCTTCAGCAGGCTTCTGGAGCTCGGGCGGATTCAAGGGCGTCTACCGGGGTGTAGGCAGTGTCGGTCTCGGCAGTGCGCCTGGAG CGtctgccttcttcgtcacGTACGAGGCCCTTAAAAAGCGACTGCCCAAGTATCAAGTGTTTGCCAACAACTCTTCTTTGACGCATATGGTAGCTGCTTCTGGAGCAGAATAC GTCTCATGTCTCATTCGAGTCCCTACAGAGGTTGTCAAGTCTCGTACGCAAGCCGGAGCATATGGTCAGGGCAAGAGCAGTCTCCATTCGGCCATCAGCACCATGAAATATGAAGGTATCAGAGGGTTCTATCGCGGGTTCGGCATCACACTCACCCGAGAA ATACCCTTTACTTCTATCCAGTTCCCTTTATACGAGTTCTTCAAATCCTTTCTTTCCCAGCACTACCTCGGCGGTAAACGGCCTACCTCTTACGAAGCGGCTTTGTGCGGATCTCTTGCTGGCGGCATAGCAGCTGCCTGTACAACCCCGTTGGATGTCGTAAAGACCCGAGTCATGCTCGAAGCCAGA GTCTCGGCATCGGCGTCTGGCGCCAATGTTGTCAACGACGTCCTCCCTCCCAAACAACCGTCACCGTCAgttctctccttccctccccGTCTCCTCAACATCCTCCGCACAGAAGGTCCCGCAGCCCTCTTCAAAGGATGGGTGCCTAGAACATTTGCCATCTCCATGGGAGGTGCAGTCTTTTTGGGTATTTATGATTTGGCAAGCAATTTCGGGATCAaagacgaaaaagaagataaagtGGCTTAG
- a CDS encoding spliceosome assembly-related protein, putative: protein MPTPSITTNGTGPHTTVATPVKSSAAKSRGALKRLKAKARAGGGGGKGSNRMSETPTDTESEAESTTSTVDLSTLEIDPSDPRFSAFSNIFAHFQGGEGDEIAEQLAGPAKGEIYYSDEEDDDQEAKENAVKRAQEQEGLTRRQRRQAAKLTVAELKQLVDRPEVVDWYDCDARDPRLLVNLKSHRNTVPVPNHWNAKRDYLAGKRGIEKPPYLLPSWIAETGIGEQRDAVKAKEAEQSLRQKTRERVQPKMGKIDIDYQKLHDAFFKFQGKPSMSKFGEAYYEGKELETDLRTKKPGELSQELIEALSIPPLAPPPWLIAMQRFGPPPSYPNLRIRGLNAPIPPGAQWGFHPGGWGKPPMDDFNRPLYGDVFGVLQGAEIAHQNEVDRSLWGEIEHVEEESEEESEEEEEEEEEEAEKPAANVPADGLETPSGLATPSGYNSVVSTVPGGLETPDFMDLRKNTRAQAEDVPSGPKELYQVIPERETTSRGLMGSSTAYDIGAVGKGSGIAVLGAEDSGRKRKAGDVDISIDTDEELTQEQLRAKYEASRTQQNRVYVPGADADRSGFDDVMSGEMKKRARKDDKRGKEKAEKFKF, encoded by the exons ATGCCGACACCGTCTATAACGACAAATGGGACGGGGCCTCATACAACTGTGGCTACCCCTGTCAAATCATCTGCGGCAAAGTCAAGAGGTGCTCTCAAGCGTCTAAAGGCGAAAGCGAGGGCgggtggagggggcggAAAAGGAAGCAATCGAATGAGCGAGACCCCAACTGACACGGAAAGTGAGGCTGAG TCAACAACATCGACTGTAGATCTATCTACATTGGAGATTGATCCATCGGATCCACGCTTCTCAGCGTTCTCCAACATCTTTGCTCATTTTCaagggggagagggagacgaAATTGCCGAGCAATTAGCGGGGCCAGCCAAGGGAGAGATTTATTAttcagatgaagaggacgatgacCAGGAAGCCAAGGAAAACGCAGTGAAGAGGGCCCAGGAGCAAGAGGGATTGACACGAAGGCAGCGAAGGCAGGCGGCT AAATTGACCGTGGCCGAGCTCAAGCAACTCGTCGATAGGCCAGAGGTCGTAGACTGGTATGATTGCGATGCGCGGGACCCGCGGCTTTTGGTCAACCTCAAATCTCACCGCAA TACTGTACCGGTTCCAAACCACTGGAACGCTAAGAGAGACTATCTAGCTGGCAAAAGGGGTATCGAGAAGCCGccatatcttcttcctt CCTGGATTGCGGAGACGGGCATTGGGGAGCAGCGTGATGCGGTGAAAGCTAAAGAAGCGGAGCAAAGTCTTCGACAAAAGACCCGAGAGCGTGTCCAACCTAAAATGGGCAAGATCGACATCGATTACCAAAAATTGCATGACGCCTTTTTCAAATTTCAGGGCAAACCTAGCATGAGCAAATTCGGAGAAGC TTACTACGAGGGTAAGGAGCTTGAGACTGACCTGCGAACCAAGAAGCCTGGAGAACTATCCCAAGAGCTTATAGAAGCATTGTCAATCCCCCCTCTGgctcctccaccttggCTCATTGCCATGCAGCGATTCGGTCCTCCACCTAGCTATCCTAACCTTCGTATTCGAGGTCTCAATGCGCCTATTCCGCCGGG TGCTCAATGGGGTTTCCATCCAGGTGGGTGGGGAAAACCGCCCATGGACGATTTCAATCGACCTCTCTACGGCGACGTCTTTGGCGTGCTGCAGGGTGCTGAAATAGCG CATCAGAATGAAGTCGATCGAAGCCTCTGGGGTGAGATTGAGCACgtcgaagaag AATCCGAAGAGGAAtctgaggaggaagaagaagaggaggaggaggaagctgaaAAGCCTGCCGCCAACGTCCCTGCTGATGGCCTCGAGACCCCCTCGGGTTTGGCAACGCCGTCAGGTTACAACTCTGTCGTGTCTACAGTACCTGGCGGTCTTGAAACTCCTGATTTCATGGACCTTAGAAAGAACACCAGAGCCCAGGCGGAGGATGTTCCATCTGGACCAAAGGAGTTGTACCAGGTCATCCCTGAGAGGGAAACTACCTCCCGGGGTCTTATGGGAAGTTCGACAGCTTATGATATCGGCGCTGTGGGTAAGGGTAGTGGAATTGCAGTGTTGGGTGCCGAAGATAGCGGCCGAAAG CGTAAAGCAGGAGACGTAGATATCTCTATCGACACCGACGAAGAGCTCACACAGGAGCAACTTCGGGCCAAGTACGAAGCTTCTAGAACTCAGCAAAACCGAGTCTACGTCCCGGGGGCCGACGCGGATAGAAGCGGTTTCGACGATGTTATGTCTGgtgagatgaagaagagggcgaggaaggatgataaaaggggaaaagagaaggccGAAAAGTTCAAGTTTTAA
- a CDS encoding Glutaryl-CoA dehydrogenase, mitochondrial precursor, putative, with product MTAARSISPLLRKVTPSAGTVIAKRGMASTSKFAKYNWEDPLNMNSLLSEEELAIHETAKSFSQAQLLPRVTEAYRTENFDPAILREMGELGLLGATIQGYGCAGVSSVSYGLIAREIERVDSGYRSAMSVQSSLVMHPINEFGSDAQKDKYLPQLATGEIIGCFGLTEPNHGSDPSSMETTATKTSDGWVLNGSKTWISNAPVADLFVIWARVVENGEKGKVRGFLVEKGTAGLSAPAIKNKMSLRASITGSIFMEDVKVSDDAVLPKSNGLGSPFSCLNNARYGISWGVMGALEDCIARARDYALERNQFKRPLASFQLIQKKLADASTAATLGLLGALQLGRLKDKGEWSSDMVSMMKRNNCGEALHHSRVLLDILGGNACSDEYHIGRHAANLQVANTYEGTNDIHALILGKAITGLQAFAN from the exons ATGACAGCCGCAAGGTCAATCAGCCCTTTGCTCAGGAAAGTAACACCCTCAGCGGGCACTGTCATTGCAAAGAGAGGAATGGCTTCCACTTCCA AATTCGCAAAGTATAACTGGGAG GACCCTCTCAACATGaactctctcctctcagAGGAAGAACTCGCGATTCA CGAGACAGCCAAGTCATTCTCCCAAGCccaacttcttccccgTGTGACGGAAGCCTACCGCACT GAAAACTTTGATCCCGCAATCCTTCGGGAGATGGGCGAGCTTGGACTTTTGGGTGCTACAATCCAAGGATATGGGTGTGCTGGTGTATCCAGTGTCTCATATGGCCTAATTGCCCGAGAGATCGAACG GGTAGATTCAGGATACCGATCTGCTATGAGTGTCCAGTCTTCAT TGGTCATGCACCCCATCAATGAATTTGGCAGCGATGCCCAGAAGGACAAATACCTTCCTCAACTCG CTACTGGGGAGATTATTGGTTGCTTT GGTCTCACCGAACCCAACCACGGCTCTGATCCTTCTTCTATGGAGACCACCGCTACCAAAACATCCGACGGGTGGGTTCTTAACGGTAGCAAAACCTGGATCTCCAATGCTCCCGTGGCCGACTTGTTCGTCATTTGGGCTCGAGTAGTCGAAAACGGTgagaagggcaaggtgCGGGGTTTCTTGGTTGAGAAGGGCACGGCCGGTCTTTCTGCGCCTGCAATCAAGAACAAAATGTCACTCCGAGCATCCATCACAGGATCCATCTTCATGGAGGACGTCAAGGTCTCAGATGACGCCGTTTTACCAAAGTCTAACGGTCTGGGATCGCCGTTTTCTTGTCTAAACAATGCTAGATACGGTATCAGCTGGGGTGTGATGGGTGCTTTGGAGGACTGTATCGCCCGAGCTAGGGATTATGCTCTTGAACG AAACCAGTTCAAACGACCTCTTGCGTCTTTCCAGCTCATTCAAAAGAAGCTTGCTGATGCCTCCACGGCTGCCACCCTCGGCCTTCTCGGTGCTCTCCAGCTCGGCAGGCTCAAGGACAAAGGGGAATGGTCGTCCGATATGGTTTccatgatgaagaggaacaaTTGCGGTGAAGCTTTGCACCACTCTAGGGTACTGCTTGATATTTTGGGTGGAAACGCTTGTAGTGATGA GTACCACATTGGAAGGCACGCTGCCAATTTACAAGTTGCCAACACTTACGAGGGAACAAAT GATATTCATG CTCTCATCCTTGGCAAGGCGATTACTGGCTTGCAGGCTTTTGCCAACTAA